The proteins below come from a single Vibrio cyclitrophicus genomic window:
- a CDS encoding fumarylacetoacetate hydrolase family protein: MKLATKKNGTRDGLLMVVSRDLKQCVPATEIFHAMYLAPTMQVALDNWDSVAPQLEELYTSLNTGHVIGSEVFAPQYCESPLPRAYQWADGSAYVNHVELVRKARGAEMPESFWVDPLMYQGGSDTFIGPRDNIEFASDEWGIDFEGEVAVVTGDVPMSASAKQAHDSIRLLMLVNDVSLRGLIPAELAKGFGFFQSKPSSAFSPVAVTPDELGEQWKGSKVHLPLISTYNNQPFGCPNAGVDMTFNFAELVVHAAKTRPLSAGTIIGSGTVSNKQGTDHGTSIAEGGVGYSCIAEVRMIETIRDGKPSTKFMSFGDSIKLEMFDAAGDSIFGAIDQKVSQYRAV, translated from the coding sequence ATGAAATTAGCAACCAAGAAAAATGGTACTCGCGATGGTCTGTTGATGGTCGTGAGTAGAGATCTTAAACAGTGTGTGCCAGCGACGGAGATTTTTCACGCGATGTATTTGGCGCCAACCATGCAGGTAGCTTTGGATAACTGGGACAGTGTTGCGCCTCAGTTAGAAGAATTATACACCTCGCTTAATACTGGGCATGTGATAGGCAGTGAAGTCTTTGCGCCTCAATATTGTGAATCGCCTCTGCCACGCGCTTATCAATGGGCAGATGGCAGCGCGTATGTAAACCACGTTGAGCTGGTGCGTAAGGCTCGTGGTGCTGAAATGCCAGAAAGCTTTTGGGTCGACCCGCTTATGTATCAAGGCGGCTCAGATACCTTTATTGGTCCGCGTGACAATATTGAGTTTGCCAGTGACGAATGGGGTATCGATTTCGAGGGTGAAGTCGCGGTTGTTACTGGAGATGTGCCAATGAGCGCTAGTGCCAAACAAGCGCATGATTCAATTCGTCTATTGATGTTAGTGAATGATGTGTCGCTGCGCGGTTTGATTCCTGCTGAGCTCGCCAAGGGCTTTGGTTTCTTCCAGTCTAAGCCCTCTTCAGCGTTTTCTCCAGTTGCGGTAACACCTGATGAGCTTGGCGAACAATGGAAAGGCAGCAAGGTGCATTTACCGCTGATATCGACCTACAACAACCAGCCTTTTGGTTGTCCGAATGCAGGCGTGGATATGACCTTCAACTTTGCCGAGCTCGTGGTACATGCCGCGAAGACTCGCCCATTGTCGGCAGGCACAATCATAGGCTCGGGCACGGTTTCTAATAAGCAAGGGACTGACCACGGCACCTCAATTGCCGAAGGCGGTGTGGGTTATTCATGTATTGCCGAAGTGCGAATGATTGAGACGATTCGTGATGGTAAACCGTCGACTAAATTCATGTCGTTTGGCGATTCGATCAAGCTTGAGATGTTTGATGCAGCGGGTGACTCCATTTTTGGTGCGATTGACCAAAAAGTGAGCCAGTATCGAGCGGTATAA
- the maiA gene encoding maleylacetoacetate isomerase, translating into MSESIVNKNIILYGYWRSSAAYRVRIGLNLKQLNYESKSVHLVRNGGEQHDPQYRELNASELVPVLVDGEVQLNQSLAILQYLDEHYLCESSPDSSLIPEQTPLRYQALAMAQDIAIEIHPLNNLRVLQYLERELSCEQEAKIDWLHYWMSQGFCALEEKLSKHRQTHGDSVYSITDSPCIVDICLVPQVYNALRFGVDMSPYPLINSIVEACNQLPAFIEAIPENQADANVLT; encoded by the coding sequence ATGAGCGAGAGCATCGTGAACAAGAACATTATACTTTACGGTTACTGGCGCTCGTCCGCAGCCTATCGAGTGCGTATTGGATTAAACCTGAAGCAACTCAACTACGAGTCTAAATCGGTGCACTTGGTGCGTAATGGCGGCGAGCAGCATGACCCACAATATCGTGAGCTCAACGCCAGTGAATTAGTGCCCGTGCTGGTGGATGGTGAAGTTCAACTCAATCAGTCACTGGCTATTCTTCAATATCTCGATGAACACTATTTGTGTGAGAGCAGCCCTGACTCCTCGCTCATTCCAGAGCAAACACCGCTGCGTTATCAAGCGTTGGCTATGGCTCAGGATATTGCGATAGAAATTCACCCTCTGAACAACCTGCGCGTGTTGCAGTATTTGGAGCGAGAATTGTCTTGCGAGCAAGAGGCAAAAATAGACTGGCTTCATTATTGGATGAGCCAAGGTTTCTGTGCTTTAGAAGAGAAGCTTTCTAAGCATCGTCAAACACACGGTGATTCGGTGTATAGCATCACCGATTCACCATGCATTGTCGATATCTGCTTGGTGCCACAGGTGTATAACGCGCTGCGCTTTGGCGTTGATATGTCACCGTATCCGTTGATTAACTCGATTGTCGAAGCGTGTAACCAGTTACCCGCTTTTATTGAGGCGATACCAGAGAACCAAGCGGATGCGAATGTACTTACGTAA